Proteins encoded in a region of the Brevefilum fermentans genome:
- the trpS gene encoding tryptophan--tRNA ligase: protein MKPISLTGIKPTGKPHIGNYLGMYRPALDLMKTYQGIYFVADYHALTIMHDPETLRELVYEVAAGWLALGLDPDEAIFFRQSDVPEIPELTWVLSCFTSKGLLNRAHAYKAAVDENLSLGRDPDEGVNAGLFNYPVLMAADILLYGSDVVPVGLDQKQHIEITRDIAEAFNRTYGPVLKVPEGIIQENVMKVPGIDGQKMSKSYNNTIPIFAPEKEVRKQVMRIVTDSKRPEDPKDPHDSTLFTLLSFFASPERLEEIRQLYVHGGAAYGDLKKELANLILAHFADARQSFADLMNNRGYIDDVLAQGAQKARRMGQPYLAAVRKATGID from the coding sequence ATGAAACCCATTTCATTAACCGGCATCAAGCCCACCGGCAAACCCCATATCGGAAACTACCTGGGTATGTACCGCCCAGCACTTGACCTGATGAAAACTTATCAGGGCATTTACTTTGTTGCCGATTACCACGCCCTGACCATCATGCACGACCCGGAAACACTGCGGGAACTGGTTTACGAGGTGGCAGCAGGCTGGTTAGCTCTCGGGCTTGACCCGGATGAAGCTATCTTTTTCCGCCAATCCGATGTTCCCGAAATCCCCGAGTTAACCTGGGTCCTGTCTTGTTTCACCTCCAAAGGTTTGCTCAACCGCGCCCATGCTTACAAAGCTGCAGTGGATGAGAACCTCTCCCTGGGCAGGGATCCTGATGAGGGCGTCAACGCCGGTCTTTTCAACTATCCCGTCTTGATGGCTGCGGATATCCTCCTGTACGGTTCTGATGTGGTCCCGGTCGGACTGGATCAAAAACAGCACATCGAGATCACCCGTGACATTGCAGAAGCCTTCAACCGGACCTACGGACCGGTACTCAAGGTTCCAGAGGGCATCATCCAGGAGAATGTGATGAAAGTGCCCGGCATCGACGGTCAGAAAATGAGTAAGAGCTACAATAACACCATCCCGATCTTCGCACCTGAAAAAGAAGTCCGCAAGCAGGTGATGCGGATCGTCACAGACAGCAAGCGCCCCGAAGACCCCAAAGACCCGCACGACAGCACCCTGTTTACCCTGTTGAGTTTCTTTGCCAGCCCTGAACGCCTGGAGGAAATCCGCCAGCTCTATGTGCACGGCGGCGCTGCTTACGGTGATCTCAAGAAGGAATTAGCCAATTTGATCCTGGCGCATTTCGCTGACGCACGCCAGAGTTTTGCTGACCTGATGAACAATCGCGGCTATATTGACGATGTCCTGGCTCAGGGCGCTCAAAAAGCACGACGCATGGGACAACCTTACCTTGCTGCCGTCCGCAAGGCGACAGGAATCGATTAA
- the pnp gene encoding polyribonucleotide nucleotidyltransferase translates to MQPNPKIYRTKLGDKEIIIETGKLAGQAGGSVTVRQGDSLMFCAATLGGIREGLDYFPLNVEYEERMYAGGKIPGSFFRREGRPRDDAILIARMTDRPIRPLFPDGMRNEVQVILMSLSADTENPLDILGINAASIALIISDIPWAGPIGAVRIGYINSELIVNPTIKEMEDSRLDLIVAGTKQAIAMVECGAIEVSEQVMVEALDLAHRAIQPIIEIQEQMAREVGKVKREVELTTLDQALVDQVKPAVVDRLLDILRQPYVKENLYNGIRDLKEAVIEELSAEKSETLTETELKTLKNNIGDAFEEVEKEVIRKRILSDRIRPDGRNPQDVREIWCEVNTSPRAHGSGLFTRGETQVLTLATLGTPREAQELDNLIPTETKRYIHHYNFPPYSTGETGRLFQSRREVGHGMLAERALRAVLPDEKDFPYTMRLVSEVMSSNGSSSMASTCGSTLALMDTGVPIKRPVSGVAMGMIKEGDDYVILTDILGMEDHLGDMDFKVTGTTEGITALQMDIKISGITTQIMSEALEEARKARLHILDKMLAVIDIPRSDIKDHAPRIEVIKVSVDKIGAVIGKGGETIRSIQEETGTRIDIEDDGTIFIASTDGVGFKAARERIERLTEEVKVGHIYTGKVVRIADFGAFVEILPGQDGLVHISQLDTSHVSKVTDVVKEGDEITVMVTNIDSQGKIRLSRQALLEGWTLEEAQFHDSQGNKGSNRPRSRRR, encoded by the coding sequence ATGCAACCCAACCCAAAAATTTATCGTACCAAACTCGGTGACAAAGAGATCATCATCGAAACGGGCAAACTGGCCGGACAGGCTGGCGGGTCCGTGACCGTTCGCCAGGGCGACAGCCTCATGTTCTGCGCTGCCACCTTGGGCGGCATCCGTGAGGGGCTCGATTACTTCCCCCTAAACGTTGAATACGAAGAACGTATGTATGCCGGTGGAAAAATTCCCGGCTCGTTCTTCCGCCGCGAAGGGCGACCCCGCGATGATGCCATCCTGATTGCCCGCATGACCGATCGCCCGATCCGCCCCCTGTTCCCCGATGGCATGCGCAACGAGGTGCAGGTGATCCTCATGTCGCTCTCCGCAGATACCGAAAACCCCCTCGATATCCTCGGCATCAACGCCGCATCAATCGCTCTGATCATTTCTGATATTCCCTGGGCAGGGCCGATCGGCGCAGTACGCATCGGTTACATCAACAGCGAGCTGATCGTCAATCCAACCATCAAGGAGATGGAAGATTCCAGGCTGGACCTGATCGTTGCTGGCACAAAACAGGCCATTGCCATGGTCGAATGCGGCGCGATCGAGGTCTCCGAACAGGTGATGGTCGAAGCCCTGGATTTGGCGCATCGCGCCATCCAGCCCATCATTGAAATCCAGGAACAGATGGCGCGTGAAGTCGGCAAGGTAAAACGTGAGGTCGAACTGACCACCCTCGACCAGGCTCTGGTCGATCAGGTTAAGCCTGCCGTTGTAGACCGTCTGCTGGATATTCTCAGGCAGCCCTATGTTAAAGAAAACCTGTACAATGGCATCCGAGATTTGAAAGAAGCAGTGATTGAAGAACTGTCTGCTGAAAAGTCTGAGACTCTTACCGAAACAGAACTGAAAACCCTCAAAAATAACATTGGCGACGCCTTCGAAGAGGTTGAAAAAGAGGTCATCCGCAAACGGATTCTCTCCGACCGTATCAGGCCTGATGGGCGCAACCCGCAGGATGTGCGTGAGATCTGGTGCGAGGTCAACACCAGCCCGCGTGCCCATGGTTCCGGTTTGTTCACTCGCGGCGAGACCCAGGTGCTCACTTTGGCGACACTCGGCACGCCCCGCGAAGCCCAGGAACTCGATAACCTGATCCCCACGGAAACCAAACGTTATATTCACCATTACAACTTCCCGCCTTATTCCACCGGTGAGACCGGCCGGCTGTTCCAATCCCGCCGTGAAGTCGGTCATGGCATGCTGGCAGAGCGTGCCCTGCGTGCGGTTCTTCCGGATGAAAAGGATTTTCCCTATACCATGCGCCTCGTCTCCGAGGTGATGTCTTCCAACGGCTCATCTTCGATGGCATCTACCTGCGGTTCTACCCTGGCGCTGATGGACACTGGCGTGCCGATCAAACGACCTGTCTCCGGCGTCGCCATGGGCATGATCAAAGAAGGCGATGATTATGTCATCCTGACCGATATCCTCGGCATGGAAGATCACCTGGGAGACATGGACTTCAAAGTCACCGGGACAACTGAAGGCATTACTGCCCTTCAAATGGACATCAAAATCAGCGGGATCACCACGCAAATCATGTCGGAGGCGCTCGAAGAAGCTCGCAAAGCCCGGCTGCACATCCTCGACAAAATGCTGGCAGTCATCGACATACCCCGCTCCGACATTAAAGATCACGCGCCGCGCATCGAGGTTATCAAAGTGTCCGTTGATAAAATCGGCGCAGTGATCGGCAAGGGCGGCGAGACGATCCGCAGCATCCAGGAAGAAACCGGCACTCGCATCGACATCGAAGACGACGGCACCATCTTTATCGCTTCAACCGACGGGGTCGGCTTTAAGGCGGCCCGCGAACGCATCGAGCGCCTCACGGAAGAGGTTAAAGTCGGACATATCTACACCGGCAAAGTGGTACGCATTGCTGACTTCGGCGCCTTTGTTGAAATTCTCCCCGGCCAGGACGGCCTGGTGCATATCTCGCAACTGGATACCAGCCACGTCAGCAAAGTGACTGATGTGGTCAAAGAAGGCGATGAAATCACCGTGATGGTCACCAATATCGACAGCCAGGGCAAGATCAGGCTCTCTCGCCAGGCGCTGCTGGAAGGCTGGACGCTGGAAGAAGCCCAATTCCACGATAGCCAGGGGAATAAAGGCAGCAATCGCCCTCGCAGCCGTCGACGGTAG
- a CDS encoding PIG-L deacetylase family protein has protein sequence MFKQFGVEIPDIFAARRVLAVQPHYDDNDISAGGTLARLSENGAEVIYLTVTDDLVGIIHDDWDAHEAVQQVKAEQERAGKIIGVKHQYRLDYPDAGDYSYFSLRREIIKYIRLLKPDLLFSLDPWMLYEAHNDHLLTARASAEAAILYTFTRLTSDLDVDADYQPHPLQAVVFHNTSYPNTIVDIGSTLEKKNAALRCYTAQFTESDLEMLIARTSLYARYLAREESFEYGEALKIMPPELLHGISDAFRF, from the coding sequence ATGTTTAAGCAATTTGGCGTTGAAATACCGGATATTTTCGCAGCCAGACGTGTTCTGGCGGTACAACCCCACTATGATGATAATGATATATCTGCCGGGGGTACACTGGCACGCCTGTCAGAGAATGGGGCTGAAGTGATCTATTTAACCGTCACCGATGACCTGGTAGGGATCATCCATGACGACTGGGATGCACACGAAGCGGTCCAGCAGGTCAAAGCGGAACAGGAGCGCGCCGGAAAAATCATTGGTGTGAAGCACCAGTACCGCCTTGACTATCCTGACGCAGGCGATTACAGCTATTTTTCTTTACGCAGGGAGATTATCAAGTATATCCGTTTGCTTAAACCCGACCTGCTTTTCAGCCTCGACCCCTGGATGCTGTACGAAGCTCATAATGACCACCTGTTGACAGCCAGAGCGAGCGCTGAAGCCGCAATATTATACACATTTACGCGCCTGACCAGCGACCTGGATGTCGATGCAGATTACCAACCTCACCCGCTGCAGGCTGTTGTTTTTCACAACACTTCCTACCCCAACACAATCGTTGATATCGGTTCGACGTTGGAAAAGAAAAATGCTGCCCTGCGCTGCTATACAGCGCAGTTTACCGAATCAGATTTAGAAATGCTGATCGCACGTACTTCACTTTATGCGCGTTACCTGGCGCGCGAAGAGTCCTTTGAATACGGTGAAGCTCTTAAAATTATGCCGCCCGAACTCCTGCACGGGATCAGTGATGCCTTTCGCTTTTAA
- a CDS encoding DegT/DnrJ/EryC1/StrS family aminotransferase, whose product MEKLALLGGDPLKTKPFPEWPQYDEHEQEALLEVLESGAWWRTPGSRTKAFEEAFAAYHDARYGIACTNGTAAIEIMISALGIGLGDEVIVPDFTFVATASAVLLHGALPVFVDVDRDTYCINPQKVKAAITERTRAIIAVHLAGHPADLDALQEIADQYGLHLLEDCAHAHGSEWKGKKVGAFGKAGTFSFQQSKLMTAGEGGILLTNDPELEILLRSVHDCGRMPGEWFYSHFINGGNYRLSEWQGAILNQQLSRFDSQARVRSANASFLNENLKMIEGITPQFYDPRVTRNGHYCYIFTYEPECFDGLPTQTFIQALEAEGIPTQASYPPLHALDVFTSGEYLKRLLPEHAAAQKPFRDEDFPVTEVGFRNTVWLLHRTLLGDEQDAQEIVDAVRKIQRQAKSIR is encoded by the coding sequence ATGGAAAAACTTGCACTACTTGGAGGAGATCCCCTGAAAACGAAACCATTTCCAGAATGGCCGCAATATGATGAACACGAGCAAGAAGCGTTGCTTGAGGTGCTGGAAAGCGGTGCATGGTGGCGTACCCCGGGCTCACGCACGAAAGCATTTGAGGAAGCCTTCGCTGCTTATCACGACGCACGCTATGGCATTGCCTGCACCAATGGCACTGCAGCCATTGAAATTATGATATCCGCCTTGGGGATTGGACTGGGCGATGAAGTCATCGTACCTGATTTCACCTTTGTGGCGACCGCCTCAGCCGTCCTGCTGCACGGTGCGCTACCTGTTTTCGTGGATGTCGATCGGGATACCTACTGCATCAACCCGCAAAAAGTGAAAGCCGCGATAACGGAGCGGACCAGGGCGATTATTGCAGTGCACCTGGCCGGTCATCCTGCAGATTTGGATGCCTTACAAGAAATTGCTGATCAATACGGATTACATTTACTTGAAGATTGCGCACACGCGCATGGCAGTGAATGGAAAGGGAAAAAAGTCGGTGCCTTCGGAAAAGCTGGCACATTCAGTTTTCAACAGAGCAAATTGATGACCGCCGGGGAGGGCGGCATCCTGTTGACCAACGACCCGGAACTGGAAATTCTTTTACGGTCAGTTCATGATTGTGGGCGCATGCCGGGTGAGTGGTTTTATTCTCATTTCATCAACGGTGGAAATTATCGCTTAAGTGAGTGGCAGGGTGCGATTTTAAATCAGCAATTGAGCAGATTTGATTCTCAGGCAAGGGTGCGCAGTGCAAATGCGAGTTTTTTGAACGAAAATTTAAAAATGATTGAAGGCATTACTCCGCAATTTTATGATCCCCGCGTGACGCGCAACGGACATTATTGCTATATCTTCACCTACGAGCCGGAATGCTTTGATGGCTTACCAACGCAAACGTTTATCCAGGCGCTGGAGGCGGAAGGCATTCCCACACAAGCCAGCTACCCGCCACTGCACGCCCTGGATGTGTTCACCAGCGGGGAATACCTGAAACGCTTGCTTCCAGAGCACGCCGCGGCTCAGAAACCCTTCAGAGACGAAGATTTCCCTGTGACCGAGGTCGGCTTTAGAAATACGGTCTGGTTGCTGCACCGTACGCTATTGGGCGATGAGCAGGACGCGCAAGAGATTGTCGATGCAGTGAGGAAAATTCAACGCCAGGCAAAGAGCATTCGGTAA
- a CDS encoding MFS transporter encodes MKPKNADHLSLRYKILYSSASIGLNILSITISTWLLYFYSPPVDSGRTIFLPIGVVGAIMTIISLYDALIDPFIGHWSDNLRSKMGRRRPFILFSLPFIAISMVLLWMPPGGSTWLVAGYLTLIMLVYSSSFSLAGIPYDATMAELAENNAERISLSSWKSVFGIIGVMAGSLLIAPLFESKGALYMGIVTAVVGFVTILLSVPAIRETRKPVGEQIDVIEGLKHTLKNKPFQSMLLSTLLVHIAYAMITANLPYFVTLVIGASEGDVGLYLGVVVILMVLTTPVWNWLGKKYSNAKVMRWSMVLLAVFASSNLLVGQVGLIPAPILAYATLGLIGPFLGGYLILAYSMMGNVVDYDEYLTNRRREAIFYGAFSLAVGIGPSIAAILLPFLLNTFGYTASNPLGVRLVFPVISLVVLLGLLAFCGYNLGDSIEETKHNLGLVEKEENNV; translated from the coding sequence ATGAAACCCAAGAACGCTGACCATTTATCCCTCAGGTACAAAATATTGTACAGTTCTGCATCGATCGGTTTGAACATTTTGTCCATAACGATTTCTACCTGGCTATTATATTTTTATTCTCCGCCGGTGGATTCGGGCAGGACAATTTTCCTGCCCATTGGGGTGGTCGGTGCAATCATGACCATCATCAGCCTGTATGACGCCTTGATTGATCCGTTCATTGGGCATTGGAGCGACAATTTGCGCTCGAAAATGGGTCGACGCAGGCCTTTCATCCTGTTTTCGCTGCCCTTTATTGCCATCAGCATGGTTTTACTCTGGATGCCGCCGGGGGGCAGCACCTGGTTGGTGGCTGGCTACCTGACACTGATCATGCTGGTTTACAGCTCATCCTTCAGCCTGGCGGGCATCCCCTATGATGCGACCATGGCCGAACTGGCAGAGAATAATGCTGAACGCATTTCTCTTTCCAGCTGGAAAAGCGTGTTTGGCATCATCGGGGTGATGGCGGGTTCTTTGCTGATTGCTCCTTTGTTTGAGAGCAAAGGCGCCTTGTACATGGGGATCGTGACTGCGGTGGTTGGATTTGTGACGATCCTGCTGTCTGTGCCGGCTATCCGCGAAACCCGCAAACCCGTCGGCGAGCAGATAGACGTGATCGAGGGTTTGAAACATACATTGAAAAACAAGCCGTTTCAATCGATGCTCCTTTCGACCTTGCTGGTGCATATAGCATATGCCATGATCACCGCCAACCTGCCCTACTTTGTAACCCTGGTGATCGGGGCATCTGAGGGGGATGTGGGCCTCTATCTGGGGGTGGTGGTGATCTTGATGGTGTTGACCACGCCCGTATGGAACTGGCTGGGAAAGAAGTATTCCAATGCGAAGGTGATGCGCTGGAGTATGGTGTTGCTGGCGGTCTTTGCCTCTTCGAATTTATTAGTCGGCCAGGTAGGATTGATCCCAGCCCCCATTCTGGCTTATGCCACACTGGGATTGATCGGACCTTTCCTTGGGGGATACCTGATTCTGGCTTACAGCATGATGGGCAATGTGGTCGATTATGACGAATACCTCACCAATCGCCGCCGCGAAGCGATTTTCTACGGGGCTTTTTCCCTGGCAGTTGGCATCGGGCCTTCGATTGCAGCCATCCTGCTCCCTTTCTTGTTGAACACCTTTGGATACACCGCCAGCAACCCCCTGGGCGTCCGTCTGGTTTTCCCTGTGATTTCACTGGTTGTCTTACTCGGGCTGCTTGCCTTCTGCGGTTACAACCTGGGAGATTCGATCGAGGAAACCAAACACAACCTGGGCCTGGTTGAAAAGGAGGAGAACAATGTCTGA
- a CDS encoding biotin--[acetyl-CoA-carboxylase] ligase, whose translation MTSIDTVGSYLDQMDIPAWRFFPMVGSTNDMALNWAKQGAPDWTLVVADAQTTGRGRAGRHWITEPGCALAFSLVFRLSPDEVAYYARLAALGGLGLIYALEGLGLRGSLKWPNDVLLSGAKVGGVLVESSWLADQLEAAVIGIGVNVSFGSVPPAEELRYPAIDIQSALGEPVDRWSLLAQIVHGLRKYRNILAEDAFVAACNQYLSWRDEWVRFQRPGEQPQRVRIIGIMSDGRLSVETQDDRKFDVLNGEIIMRDD comes from the coding sequence ATGACCTCGATTGATACTGTCGGAAGTTATCTGGATCAGATGGATATCCCTGCCTGGCGCTTTTTCCCAATGGTAGGATCCACCAATGACATGGCTTTAAATTGGGCTAAACAAGGGGCGCCTGATTGGACCCTGGTTGTGGCAGATGCACAAACCACCGGTAGGGGGCGGGCTGGACGGCATTGGATTACCGAGCCGGGTTGTGCCCTGGCGTTCAGCCTGGTTTTCAGGCTTTCGCCCGACGAGGTCGCATATTATGCGCGCCTGGCTGCCCTGGGCGGATTGGGGTTGATTTATGCGCTGGAAGGTCTGGGATTAAGGGGGTCGTTAAAATGGCCCAACGATGTTTTGCTGTCTGGTGCCAAGGTGGGTGGTGTGCTGGTTGAATCGAGCTGGCTGGCTGATCAACTGGAGGCAGCCGTGATTGGCATCGGAGTCAATGTGTCCTTTGGGTCGGTCCCACCGGCAGAGGAATTACGGTACCCGGCGATCGATATCCAATCTGCCCTGGGGGAGCCGGTCGACCGCTGGTCTCTGCTTGCTCAGATTGTGCATGGGTTGCGGAAATATCGGAATATACTGGCGGAAGACGCGTTTGTTGCGGCTTGCAATCAATATTTATCCTGGCGGGATGAATGGGTTAGATTTCAGCGACCCGGTGAACAGCCGCAAAGGGTGCGGATCATTGGGATCATGTCAGACGGACGGCTTTCGGTTGAGACCCAGGACGACAGAAAATTCGATGTGCTGAATGGCGAGATTATAATGCGAGATGATTAA
- the gyrA gene encoding DNA gyrase subunit A, which yields MSEIGSVQQVDIDNEMREAYLDYAMSVIVARALPDVRDGLKPVHRRILYAMRDMGIRSSTAYKKSARIVGEVLGKYHPHGDMAVYDAMARMAQDFSLRYTLVDGQGNFGSIDGDSPAAMRYTEARLTKMAEELLIDLDKETVNFVENFDGSLQEPEVLPARLPNLLLNGSSGIAVGMATNVPPHNLVELVNALNYLIDHYDDMDEVSVEDLMQFLPGPDFPTGGIIVGDEGIRQAYSTGRGRIVMRGTATIEEVSGGRYTIKITEIPYQLNKTTLIERIAELVREGRLDSISDMRDESDRNGMRIVIELKKNSQPKRVLNQLYKYTPLQSTFGAQILALIDGEPRLLTLKRALQAYLEHRQEVITRRSEYELNKAKHRAHILDGLLIALANLDDVIQTIRESEDADIAKERLMTRFNLSEIQSQAILDMQLRRLAALERQKIMDEHKEVMDLIAYLEDLLANPKKILDIISADLDEIAKNYGDERRTLIAPDATSDLSEESLVKKEEVFVSITQKGYVKRVSENTYRSQARGGRGVIGQSMRAEDEVKFFLRCHTLSTLLFFSDKGKVYSEKVWQLPEESRTGRGIAINNIINIGANEKITAVVPVVSFEAAAYCTMATRQGRVKRVELSQFQAVRPSGLIAISLEEDDQLGWVNLTSGKDELIFVTRDGSALRYSETEIRVMGRTAKGVIGIRMRPGDAMADLEVVEPDGYLLVVTEKGFGKRTPLKEYSPKGRGTMGIATINKNAHKIIGKIAEARVVKEKDDISIISSHGIVIRFAVADISIQGRATRGVKVMQLEEGDTVAALARIPDLTSKE from the coding sequence ATGTCTGAAATTGGTAGCGTTCAACAGGTGGATATCGACAATGAAATGCGCGAGGCTTACCTCGATTATGCGATGAGCGTCATCGTCGCCCGTGCACTGCCGGATGTCAGGGATGGTCTCAAGCCGGTGCACCGCAGAATTCTCTACGCCATGCGCGATATGGGCATCCGTTCTTCTACCGCGTACAAAAAATCCGCTCGAATTGTCGGCGAGGTCCTCGGCAAATACCATCCCCATGGTGATATGGCGGTTTATGATGCCATGGCTCGCATGGCTCAGGATTTTTCTTTACGTTACACGCTGGTTGATGGTCAGGGTAATTTCGGTTCCATTGATGGCGACTCTCCCGCAGCCATGCGGTATACCGAAGCACGCCTGACGAAGATGGCTGAAGAACTGTTGATTGACCTCGATAAAGAGACCGTTAATTTTGTCGAAAACTTTGATGGTTCCTTGCAGGAGCCCGAGGTCCTGCCAGCCCGGCTTCCCAACCTGCTGTTAAATGGGTCTTCTGGTATTGCCGTGGGCATGGCAACCAACGTCCCACCGCATAACCTGGTGGAACTTGTAAACGCACTCAATTACCTGATTGATCACTACGATGACATGGACGAGGTCAGTGTCGAAGATTTAATGCAATTCCTGCCAGGTCCTGACTTTCCTACCGGAGGCATTATCGTGGGCGATGAGGGTATCCGCCAGGCGTATAGCACCGGGCGAGGACGCATTGTGATGCGCGGTACTGCCACCATCGAAGAGGTTAGCGGTGGTCGTTATACCATCAAGATTACCGAGATTCCCTACCAACTCAACAAAACCACGCTGATTGAGCGCATTGCCGAACTCGTCCGTGAAGGCCGCCTGGATTCTATCTCCGATATGCGCGACGAATCCGATCGAAATGGCATGCGGATCGTGATCGAGCTGAAGAAAAACTCACAGCCCAAACGGGTGCTTAACCAACTTTACAAATACACACCCCTGCAATCGACCTTTGGCGCACAAATCCTGGCGCTGATCGATGGCGAACCCCGCTTACTAACCCTGAAACGCGCTTTGCAAGCCTACCTGGAACACCGTCAGGAAGTAATCACACGCCGCTCGGAATATGAACTTAATAAGGCAAAACACCGGGCGCACATCCTGGATGGCCTGTTGATTGCTCTGGCGAACCTTGATGATGTAATCCAAACCATTCGCGAATCTGAAGATGCCGATATAGCCAAAGAGCGCTTGATGACACGCTTCAACCTGTCGGAAATTCAATCTCAAGCGATTCTGGATATGCAATTACGCCGGCTTGCCGCCCTGGAACGTCAGAAAATCATGGATGAGCACAAGGAAGTCATGGACCTGATCGCCTACCTGGAGGACTTGCTGGCTAATCCCAAGAAGATCCTTGATATCATCAGCGCCGATTTGGATGAGATTGCAAAAAACTATGGCGATGAGCGCCGCACACTAATTGCGCCTGACGCCACCAGTGACCTTTCTGAAGAATCATTGGTCAAAAAGGAAGAGGTCTTCGTCAGCATCACTCAAAAAGGTTATGTCAAACGCGTGTCAGAGAACACCTACCGCTCCCAGGCGCGGGGCGGTCGGGGCGTCATCGGGCAATCCATGCGGGCTGAGGACGAAGTGAAGTTCTTCCTGCGTTGTCACACCCTGAGCACATTGCTGTTTTTCTCTGATAAAGGCAAGGTCTATTCTGAAAAAGTCTGGCAGCTCCCCGAAGAGAGCCGCACCGGGCGGGGAATCGCAATCAATAACATCATTAACATTGGCGCTAACGAAAAAATTACCGCTGTCGTGCCGGTGGTAAGTTTTGAAGCAGCAGCCTACTGCACCATGGCCACCCGGCAAGGTCGGGTCAAGCGTGTTGAATTATCTCAATTCCAGGCTGTGCGCCCCTCCGGTTTGATCGCCATCTCACTGGAAGAGGACGACCAGTTGGGCTGGGTCAACCTGACCAGCGGAAAAGACGAGCTGATCTTTGTCACCCGTGATGGGTCTGCATTACGCTATTCCGAAACTGAAATACGTGTAATGGGTCGAACCGCCAAGGGTGTGATCGGCATCCGCATGCGCCCCGGGGATGCCATGGCAGATCTGGAAGTGGTTGAGCCAGACGGCTATCTACTGGTCGTGACTGAAAAAGGCTTTGGCAAGCGCACGCCATTGAAAGAATACTCACCCAAAGGGCGCGGTACAATGGGGATTGCCACCATTAATAAAAACGCTCATAAAATTATTGGGAAAATCGCCGAAGCACGCGTCGTCAAAGAAAAAGACGATATCTCAATCATCTCCAGTCATGGGATCGTGATTCGCTTTGCAGTCGCAGATATTTCCATTCAGGGTCGAGCGACCCGTGGCGTCAAGGTCATGCAATTGGAAGAAGGTGACACGGTTGCCGCGCTGGCGCGTATTCCTGACTTGACCTCTAAAGAATAA
- a CDS encoding HAD-IIA family hydrolase, with protein MESMEKLRHIRCFLMDMDGTIYLGNQLLPGAQSWLDLLNENGIPYYFLTNNSSRSRVEYTEKFTRLGLDVPQEQIFTSGEATAIYLHQHFADAALYVVGTPALMTEFERNGFELTDNDPDVAVLGFDTTLTYDKLWKLCVLVTAGKPYIATHPDINCPTEDGFKPDVGSMIELVATSTGRRPDVIIGKPNRPIVDALVQKTGFAVEEHCMIGDRLYTDIALGRWGMTTALVLSGETQVEDLTRSEYQPDILAADIAKMTELLKKALKG; from the coding sequence ATGGAATCGATGGAAAAATTACGCCATATCCGCTGCTTTTTAATGGATATGGATGGCACCATTTACCTGGGAAATCAACTATTACCAGGCGCACAGAGTTGGCTCGATTTATTAAATGAAAATGGAATCCCATATTATTTCTTGACCAATAATTCCTCGCGTTCGCGGGTTGAATATACTGAGAAATTCACCCGTTTGGGATTGGATGTGCCCCAGGAACAGATTTTCACCTCTGGCGAAGCGACCGCCATTTATTTACATCAGCATTTTGCGGATGCCGCGTTATACGTGGTTGGGACGCCGGCTTTAATGACCGAATTTGAGCGAAATGGCTTCGAGCTGACCGATAACGATCCGGATGTGGCTGTGCTGGGCTTTGATACCACGCTGACCTACGACAAGTTGTGGAAATTGTGTGTCCTGGTGACTGCTGGAAAGCCCTATATTGCCACCCATCCGGATATCAACTGCCCCACGGAAGACGGGTTTAAACCGGACGTCGGTTCGATGATCGAGCTGGTGGCGACCTCAACCGGCAGGCGACCGGATGTGATCATCGGCAAACCCAACCGTCCCATTGTGGATGCCCTGGTTCAAAAGACCGGTTTTGCAGTTGAGGAACACTGCATGATTGGCGACCGATTGTATACCGATATTGCGCTGGGACGTTGGGGAATGACCACGGCATTGGTGCTGAGCGGCGAGACCCAGGTTGAAGACCTGACCCGCTCGGAATATCAACCCGATATCCTCGCTGCCGATATTGCCAAGATGACGGAATTGCTGAAAAAAGCTCTGAAAGGATAA